TGACTGATGTCATTTATCTTTCAAGGCTTTAACCCCGGGTAGTTCTTTTCCTTCAAGATATTCTAAGGATGCGCCACCACCTGTAGATACATGGCTGATTTTTGATTTCAAGTTGAATTTTTCTAATGCTGCAACTGAATCGCCACCACCAACGATTGAGATTGCACCTTTTTCTGTTGCCCGAGCAATTGCGTTTGCAATTTCTTCAGTCCCTTTTGCATAGTCATCAATCTCAAATACACCCATAGGACCATTCCAGACTATGGTCTTGGCGTTTTGTATCAATTTTTTAATTGCCTCAATCGATTTTTCACCAATGTCTACGCCTATTGCATCCTGCGGAATATTTACAACATCAACCGTCCCGATCTTCTCACCAGCCTTTATCTCTTTAGCAATGACAACATCTTCAGGCAGATAGACCTTGGGATTTTCCAGTAATGGCTTTGTTTCGTTAATAAAATCATCTTCACAGAGCGATTTACCGATATTCAGTCCCTTTGCCTTGTAAAAAGTAAAGCACATCCCACCGCCGATCGCAAGATTATCAACCTTATCAAGTAAATTTTTTAATACACCGATCTTCGTTGATACTTTCGCTCCACCAATTATTGCCAGCAATGGTCTTTGCGGATTCTTCAATGCGGACTCAAGATATCTTAATTCCTTTTCCATCAAAAATCCGCAAGCAGGATTTTCAAAATAATGGGCAATCG
This genomic stretch from candidate division WOR-3 bacterium harbors:
- a CDS encoding phosphoglycerate kinase translates to MSKLSIRDLPIKGKKIFLRVDFNVPLDENQNITDDTRIKESLPTIKYILENGGIPIIASHLGRPKGKVDLKQSLKPVAKRLGELLGQEVKFAPDCVGPEVKKIVDGLKPGDILLLENLRFHPEEEKNDTNFAKELASLAEIYVNDAFGAAHRAHASVEAIAHYFENPACGFLMEKELRYLESALKNPQRPLLAIIGGAKVSTKIGVLKNLLDKVDNLAIGGGMCFTFYKAKGLNIGKSLCEDDFINETKPLLENPKVYLPEDVVIAKEIKAGEKIGTVDVVNIPQDAIGVDIGEKSIEAIKKLIQNAKTIVWNGPMGVFEIDDYAKGTEEIANAIARATEKGAISIVGGGDSVAALEKFNLKSKISHVSTGGGASLEYLEGKELPGVKALKDK